The genomic window ACCTCTAATTATTTATGCAAAGAGTACATGTGCATCGTGAAATgccatgcatgcaaccaatcaaaGATAATTTTTATTGGTTCAACCTATGCAACACTTAAAGTGTGAATTAATTTTTGTTAGACATTAAAGTGTGAATTAATTTTTGTTAGACATGAAGCGACGGAGCACCTTATGAGGATTAATTTCAGAATGATGGATGTCTTGGTGTTTTTGGTCTTAGTACTATTTGCTTAGAGGATGATCAAATTAGGATGGAAGAAGTATTAGACAAGGGCGAATGGCCTAATTTTGCCCTATTCCTAATAGAGATAATCTaagaaataccattgacaagcgtctaatccaagaaatgccatcgacaaatGTGAGTTCTAAGAAATGacatcgtacaaacgattttgttccaaaaatactatcgccgttagggttcaaTTCATCCCGCGTCGTTAAATACATTGTTCATCCTATAGCACTTAACGGCGCGGGATGGACGAAACCCTAACGGTGAgggtatttttgggacaaaatcatttgtacgatgatatttcttggaactcacaattgtcgatggtatttcttggatCTGGACGCTTGTCAATAGTattcttggattatctctttTTAATATGGTTTTTGATGAAGCATGTGCACTTGGGATACAATTGTTTGGTCTAATGTTGTGTTGCCCTTAGAGGCAACTATTCCTCTGCTGGTAGGACTTAAGCTGATGAAAATATGGAGAAGCTGGGAAAACTAACTTTTtgcttatattatatttttggattACGCAATTAGAGCTTATCAATCTGTAAGGGAGCTTTCAATTTAGGGAGAAACTCAAAATAGGACCTATATCGTTTTCACATTATAAAGAAAATAGTGGTCTTTtagttttaatatattgatttgtaTATTTGGACCATGTCTATTACacatattcaaaattttataattcAAATTAATTGTTGCCATATTTTTAGAGTACAAAATTTGGTACTTCAAATCTagttcctcaaaaaaaaaagtcggtGATCGCTGCTAAATGCAAGGCTACATATTCCTTACGTAGATGGCCTTAGGCCAAAGGCCCAAATCGCAATGATAATACTCTCTctttccctaaatgtttgacgctgttgacttttttaaacatgtttgaccgttcgtcttattcaaaaacttttgtgaaatatgtaaaactatatgtatgcataaaagtatatttaacaataaatcaagcgatagaaaaaaaattaataattacttaaattttttgaataagactaacggtcaaacattttaaaaaaagttaacggcgtcaaacattttgggatggagagagtatctCTCTGGGGTTATATGCTTCATCGGTTTTTGAAATATCATGTCTGCATCATGCCAAAATTATGCATATATGTTATTTGGTCGATCGGATATCACATCTTTGTCAAGCCGGAATGAGAGCTTCATAGCTGGAATGACAAATCATATACAGGGAAACATATGCATCGTTTCCATCTCTTAGCATGGCAGGAAGGATACATTTACTCTCTTAATTCGATTCGTTGCATTTTGTCACCTGTATTAGTTGCCTTTCGATGCATTTTAATTCTATATTCAGAGGCGGATCATACGCCAGGAGAAACACATCCGCATTTCTATTTTATATAATTCGATTCATTGCATCCCATTTAATCCCGTCAATCAATCATAATAAATCTCGGTACCGCCATTAGCGATTCAAAACCACAATTTTCTGCATATAAATACGACGATTTCCACCCCCGTCATCCTCCACaccaacacacacacatacacaaagTTCAGcattcatcaacaacaaaaaagaacCATGTCATGGGCCTGTCCCTCCCTGCCTAACTGCCGTAAGTTCTTTATCCGAAATTACGTTATCGTAAATTGTGTGATCATTCACCGATCAGATTTGATAATGAAACAATGCTTTCGAATTATTTCATGTGTGAATCGCATTGCAGCGAATGGCAAGTCGTCGTGGCCGGAGCTGGTGGGGAAGAAGGGCAGCGAGGCGATGGCGGTGATCTTGAGGGAGAGGCCTGACATTACCAGGGCCATCCTTGTGCCGCAGGACGCCGTCATCGCCGACGACTACTGCTGCAACCGCGTCCGGATCCTCGTCgactgcggcgacggcggcggcgactgcggcgaCGCCAGCGTCACTGCTGTCCCGATGATCGGGTGATTCACATCGGATGCAGTGCAGTTTAGGGGGGAATTCAATCACCTGCAGTTCTAGAGGAGGAAAAATTATGCTGCGTTTATGGTTTAAAGAAGTTTTTTGAATAAAGAATTCCCCTGTTTCCTATGCTCTGCGAGCCGTTTACTTGccatgtctttttctttttttataatgatCTGAATCTTTTGCTGGTTATCGAGTCATTCGATCTTGAACGGTTTGGATTTTTTTGAAGATCTGTGCAGCAGCGGCCACTAAGCCACAAAATGAGCAGCAGCATCAGCCGATCACTGTGATTTAATTTCTCACGGTTCCACTTAAGGGCACCTCCAACGCGCAGTTGAAAGGAGACGcttataaaaaaactaacttttttttgccacgtaagATCAATAAAACCCTTAGTGCAGGAAGCCGCTGCTTCGTGCGGCGCCGATGCTTGGGAGGTACTTGCACAGATGTTATTGATGGAACgcgagtggattctaatcccttgagaggatatcccctcgtataactttttcttccaaatttgaTGCAAACATTTGtgaaaatttctaaaaaaaattgacaatgtagagtataatgatacctactagtccaccaaaatttaagttcaaatttgatctacacattgagaaacaaaaaaagacaaatttagatataaacagtacgctactatttATACgttgaatttgtcttttttatatctcgatgtgtgagttgagtttggacttaagattttgtggagttgtatatatgtgttgtatgaatgttgtcaatttttttcagaattggACCATCAGGCTCTAAGTGCAGTGCTTAGTTTAACCATGTTTTTAAGCACCTCCCTAAGCCCTTAGCGTTGGAGGCGCCCTAACAATGACGTTTTCAATCGTCGTGCACAATATTTTGCAAATGTTGCTGAGTTCATTTAATTTTCAGCAGCATATCGTATTTCCGGACTAAACAGTCTAAAATCACAGGAA from Oryza glaberrima chromosome 6, OglaRS2, whole genome shotgun sequence includes these protein-coding regions:
- the LOC127778033 gene encoding inhibitor of trypsin and hageman factor-like; protein product: MSWACPSLPNCPNGKSSWPELVGKKGSEAMAVILRERPDITRAILVPQDAVIADDYCCNRVRILVDCGDGGGDCGDASVTAVPMIG